A genome region from Deinococcus arcticus includes the following:
- a CDS encoding penicillin acylase family protein yields MTTLGRRRPSWGKRAALGLLVTLGLLGAAGGGAYMWLRATSEPRTAGTLSAPGLGAPVAVTRDAWGVPHIRAQSDEDAVFALGFVHWQDRAWQMDFQRRVAQGRLAEVLGEPALAQDRFLRTWGFQRAALSALPALEPRTRRLIRAYTAGVNAAQAQGKVAPEFRILGYTPEPWQEVDSLSWSKLMAFDLGGNYDEEVLNARVVQRLGEGGLDQVTAPYPAGAPTILSADELPERTRRAAPTSAAPALPDATLAALRAHLAAARELGLQAVPGKGSNNWVVSGQRTVSGKPLLADDPHLSLTAPMLWYLADLQGSQLKSIGASIPGLPAIVIGRNDRVAWGVTNVNPDVQDLYIEPEGTPLRTRTETIRVKGQPDVTLTVRESAHGPIISDAGAADLGPRVALKWTALQPRDTTMDAFLGLNYAQNWGDFTRALSRYVAPSQSFVYADVDGNTGYYAPGRVPIRAGWDGSLPVSGDGTREWQGFIPFAQLPHVYNPADGLVITANNQVVPQGYPFNLGNARNWAEPYRAERITELLGTRPKLSLQDMKAAQLDTQSLVWRDFRSLLLATAPGSDDARRALAELRAWDGRLTVETRAGLLFEAWLMALQEMARDELGQDTVMNSLSVLRQLQQQGELCAVQGRGNCAALLTRSLDAALADLRTRLGNDMTSWTYGQLHQVASNHRAFGKVSALAWLFNHAAPTPGGTNTVNVARPEHGTFRQTHGASYRQIVDLAAPDRSLYIGSLGQAGSPLAPHASDQMRRWIAGEYLPMSTQPGDWGRTRVLTLQP; encoded by the coding sequence ATGACGACACTGGGCAGGAGGCGCCCCTCTTGGGGCAAGCGGGCAGCGCTGGGGCTGCTGGTCACACTGGGGCTGCTGGGCGCGGCAGGCGGGGGCGCGTACATGTGGCTGCGCGCCACCTCTGAGCCGCGAACGGCCGGTACGCTGAGTGCCCCGGGCCTGGGGGCACCGGTGGCGGTCACCCGCGACGCCTGGGGTGTGCCGCATATCCGCGCCCAGAGCGACGAGGACGCAGTGTTTGCCCTGGGCTTCGTGCACTGGCAGGACCGCGCGTGGCAGATGGACTTTCAGCGCCGCGTGGCCCAGGGCCGCCTCGCGGAGGTGCTGGGCGAGCCGGCCCTGGCGCAGGACCGCTTTCTGCGCACCTGGGGCTTTCAGCGCGCGGCCCTCTCGGCGCTGCCGGCCCTGGAGCCCCGCACGCGCCGCCTGATCCGCGCCTACACGGCGGGCGTGAACGCCGCGCAGGCCCAGGGCAAGGTGGCCCCCGAATTCCGCATTCTGGGCTACACCCCCGAACCCTGGCAGGAGGTGGACAGCCTGTCGTGGAGCAAACTGATGGCCTTTGACCTGGGCGGCAATTATGACGAAGAGGTGCTGAACGCCCGCGTGGTGCAGCGCCTGGGCGAAGGCGGCCTGGATCAGGTCACCGCGCCCTATCCGGCGGGTGCGCCCACCATCCTCAGCGCCGATGAGCTGCCTGAGCGCACGAGGCGCGCGGCCCCCACCTCAGCTGCCCCGGCGCTCCCAGACGCCACCCTGGCGGCCCTGCGCGCCCACCTCGCCGCCGCGCGCGAACTGGGGCTGCAGGCGGTGCCGGGCAAGGGCAGCAACAACTGGGTGGTGTCCGGCCAGCGCACCGTCAGCGGCAAACCGCTGCTGGCCGACGATCCCCACCTGTCGCTCACGGCGCCCATGCTGTGGTATCTGGCCGACCTGCAGGGCAGTCAGTTGAAGTCCATCGGCGCCAGCATTCCGGGCCTGCCCGCCATCGTGATCGGGCGCAACGACCGCGTGGCCTGGGGGGTCACCAACGTGAACCCCGATGTGCAGGACCTGTACATCGAGCCGGAGGGCACCCCGCTGCGCACCCGCACCGAAACCATCCGGGTCAAGGGGCAGCCGGACGTCACCCTCACCGTGCGCGAAAGTGCGCATGGGCCCATCATCAGTGACGCCGGAGCCGCCGACCTGGGCCCGCGCGTGGCCCTGAAATGGACGGCCCTGCAACCACGCGACACCACCATGGACGCCTTTCTGGGCCTGAACTACGCCCAGAACTGGGGCGACTTCACCCGGGCCCTGTCGCGCTACGTGGCCCCCAGCCAGAGCTTTGTGTACGCCGATGTGGACGGCAACACCGGCTACTACGCCCCCGGCCGCGTGCCCATTCGCGCCGGCTGGGACGGCAGCCTGCCAGTCTCTGGCGACGGCACGCGCGAGTGGCAGGGCTTTATTCCCTTCGCGCAGCTGCCACACGTGTACAACCCCGCCGACGGGCTGGTGATCACCGCCAATAACCAGGTGGTGCCCCAGGGGTACCCTTTCAACCTGGGCAACGCGCGCAACTGGGCCGAGCCCTACCGCGCCGAGCGCATCACCGAGCTGCTGGGGACCAGACCCAAGCTGAGCCTGCAGGACATGAAGGCCGCGCAGCTGGACACCCAGAGCCTCGTGTGGCGCGATTTCCGCTCCCTGCTGCTGGCCACCGCCCCCGGCAGCGACGACGCCCGGCGCGCCCTGGCCGAGCTGCGCGCCTGGGACGGCCGCCTGACCGTGGAGACCCGCGCGGGGCTGCTGTTCGAGGCGTGGCTGATGGCGCTGCAGGAGATGGCGCGCGACGAACTGGGCCAGGACACGGTCATGAACAGCCTCTCGGTGCTGCGGCAGCTGCAGCAGCAGGGCGAACTGTGCGCCGTGCAGGGCCGGGGCAACTGCGCCGCCCTGCTGACCCGCAGCCTGGACGCCGCTCTGGCTGACCTGCGCACGCGCCTGGGGAACGACATGACCAGCTGGACCTACGGCCAGCTGCATCAGGTGGCCAGCAACCACCGGGCGTTTGGCAAGGTGAGCGCCCTGGCGTGGCTGTTTAACCACGCGGCCCCCACCCCGGGCGGCACGAACACGGTGAACGTGGCCCGCCCTGAACACGGCACCTTCCGCCAGACCCACGGCGCCAGCTACCGCCAGATTGTGGACCTCGCCGCGCCCGACCGCAGCCTGTACATCGGCAGCCTGGGACAGGCGGGCAGTCCGCTGGCCCCGCACGCCAGCGACCAGATGAGGCGCTGGATTGCGGGCGAGTACCTGCCCATGAGCACCCAGCCCGGCGACTGGGGCCGCACGCGGGTGCTGACGCTGCAGCCCTGA
- a CDS encoding single-stranded DNA-binding protein, with amino-acid sequence MAEPHRVREALRASMTAWATLSVRGDQARVTLTPDLDVLAPQLDAIDPGWSLTWACDHPEPPIVRARLSVLGAAREGLATAHTLADAKLAALADLARTYGVQPSSEPLWVEYDPEDGANTSELETETPAPRAAASRALPPEPPRDPQMDKARRHIEDLLEQLKVAGRGGDAARILMRGYGETLEESRAIYKELHALLKG; translated from the coding sequence ATGGCAGAACCTCACCGCGTGCGCGAGGCACTTCGCGCCAGCATGACCGCCTGGGCCACCCTGAGCGTGCGGGGCGACCAGGCCCGCGTGACCCTGACCCCCGACCTGGATGTGCTGGCCCCGCAACTGGACGCCATTGACCCCGGCTGGAGCCTGACCTGGGCCTGCGACCACCCGGAGCCGCCCATCGTGCGCGCGCGCCTGAGTGTGCTGGGCGCGGCGCGCGAGGGGCTGGCCACCGCCCACACCCTGGCCGACGCCAAGCTGGCGGCCCTGGCCGATCTGGCGCGCACCTACGGCGTGCAGCCCAGCAGCGAGCCGCTGTGGGTGGAATACGACCCCGAGGACGGCGCCAATACCTCCGAGCTGGAAACCGAGACCCCGGCACCTCGCGCCGCCGCCTCGCGCGCCCTGCCTCCAGAGCCCCCCCGCGATCCCCAGATGGACAAGGCCCGGCGCCACATTGAGGACCTGCTGGAGCAGCTGAAGGTGGCTGGAAGGGGCGGGGACGCCGCCCGCATCCTGATGCGCGGCTACGGCGAGACCCTGGAAGAAAGCCGGGCCATCTACAAGGAGCTGCACGCGCTGCTCAAGGGCTAG
- a CDS encoding DUF1156 domain-containing protein: MAYKRLIEHRLPLAEVSTESAREKSIRHGHISTLHIWWARRPLAASRAAVFATLVPDTDENYELVKKIVPWEAVKEGNNEAILEARRKVLEANGGVPPKVLDPFGGGGAIPLEALRLGCEVYSLDLNPVAHIIQKATLEFPQKYGQPNSRPVPEYIREKDRQAAAMATNKVSTKNKGKATRQIGFDFSSSEGVWEQAYKKDPLATDVRYWGEWVMEKARAELQEFYPPDEDGKLPVAYLWARTVTCTNPACRAEVPMVRQWWLAKKTGKSLALKPMVDHEARRVDFAVVEVGKGETWPDEGTMQRDNANCLVCGSIADGKYLRAAGKKSKFNEQMIGVVLIQPGTQGKFYRAVRPTDQEAFLRAEEKLARLAADTKGQSPSLIPDEPIIEWSGVFNAPLYGLNTWGSLYNSRQMLAMATFARLTRELPGDSENQEYSDAVRTYLGILVSRLSNYISSLTRWQPQENQQKVGNAFSRQALPMVWDYPEMCPLTKGAGDWVGAVDFSVEFLQTTAKSSSSSAHVIRGTATKLPIDDESLDAIITDPPYYDAVPYADLSDYFYVWLKRSLGHIYPAHFRTPTTPKSQEATQNIIRHNGSRAEAKTYFESTMAASFKEMHRVLKPGGEATIVFAHKSTDAWDTLISSLIKSGFQVESSWPLRTEAANRMRAQGSAALASSTFLNCTKRTAGGVGYFNDVRRDMIAAIQPQLAEFWESGIRGADFFMSAIGPGLEAYSKHDEVRRMSGEVVTVGEFLDEVRKIVMEFALEQVLGARSLGAVDAPTQFALLSLWGYGPELPSDEARKLAQSVGIELGEIAGLVTMKGEKATVQGIKARSKDKNLGLSKHGEKVPMVDAMYRAVVLLGGGSRQAVSDYLGAVGHLNEEAFWQTMQALAEVQEGIDDGRALHELLTIRDNLPKPSGDAMDGLFGVKA; encoded by the coding sequence ATGGCATACAAGCGTCTTATTGAACACCGCCTCCCGCTGGCCGAGGTCAGCACTGAATCCGCCCGCGAGAAGAGCATCAGGCACGGTCACATCTCCACCTTGCACATCTGGTGGGCGCGTCGCCCGCTGGCGGCCAGCCGCGCTGCCGTGTTTGCCACGCTGGTGCCCGACACCGACGAGAACTACGAGCTGGTCAAGAAAATCGTCCCCTGGGAGGCCGTCAAAGAGGGTAACAACGAGGCCATTCTGGAAGCACGTCGCAAAGTGTTGGAGGCTAACGGCGGCGTTCCCCCCAAGGTCCTCGACCCGTTTGGCGGTGGTGGAGCCATTCCGCTGGAAGCCCTGCGTCTGGGCTGCGAGGTCTATTCGCTGGACCTGAACCCCGTCGCGCACATCATCCAGAAGGCTACCCTGGAGTTTCCGCAGAAGTACGGCCAGCCGAACAGTCGCCCTGTGCCCGAATACATCCGCGAGAAGGACCGGCAGGCTGCTGCAATGGCCACGAACAAGGTGAGCACGAAGAATAAGGGCAAGGCCACCCGCCAAATTGGGTTTGACTTCAGCAGCAGCGAGGGCGTGTGGGAACAGGCCTACAAAAAGGACCCACTGGCCACCGACGTGCGGTACTGGGGCGAATGGGTGATGGAGAAGGCCCGCGCCGAGTTGCAGGAGTTCTACCCTCCCGATGAGGATGGAAAGCTGCCAGTGGCGTACTTGTGGGCAAGGACAGTGACGTGTACCAACCCCGCCTGTCGAGCAGAAGTGCCGATGGTGCGGCAGTGGTGGTTAGCAAAGAAGACTGGAAAAAGCCTGGCCCTGAAGCCTATGGTCGACCATGAAGCAAGGCGCGTTGATTTCGCTGTTGTTGAAGTCGGAAAGGGCGAAACATGGCCGGATGAGGGGACGATGCAGCGTGACAACGCCAACTGTCTCGTCTGTGGAAGTATTGCCGATGGAAAGTACCTCCGCGCAGCGGGCAAAAAGTCAAAGTTCAACGAGCAAATGATTGGCGTAGTGCTGATTCAACCAGGTACTCAGGGAAAATTCTATAGGGCTGTCAGGCCTACTGACCAGGAAGCGTTTCTTAGAGCAGAGGAGAAGCTGGCTAGGCTTGCGGCAGATACGAAAGGTCAAAGCCCAAGCCTTATTCCAGATGAACCTATTATTGAATGGTCGGGAGTCTTTAACGCTCCCCTCTACGGTCTTAATACTTGGGGCAGCTTATATAACTCCCGCCAGATGCTTGCAATGGCTACATTCGCGAGGCTGACGCGGGAACTTCCTGGTGACTCAGAGAACCAAGAGTACTCTGATGCAGTCAGGACATATCTTGGAATCCTCGTAAGTAGGCTTTCAAATTACATAAGCAGCTTGACTCGATGGCAGCCGCAGGAGAACCAGCAAAAGGTTGGGAATGCTTTTTCTCGTCAAGCCTTACCTATGGTTTGGGATTACCCAGAAATGTGTCCATTGACAAAAGGAGCAGGCGATTGGGTCGGGGCAGTTGATTTCTCTGTCGAATTCCTGCAGACCACTGCAAAATCTTCAAGTTCTTCCGCGCATGTAATAAGAGGCACGGCGACAAAACTTCCCATAGACGACGAAAGTCTTGATGCTATTATTACAGACCCACCATATTATGATGCCGTTCCATACGCGGATTTATCAGACTACTTCTATGTTTGGTTAAAAAGGAGCCTGGGGCATATATATCCAGCTCACTTCAGAACACCAACAACTCCTAAGTCCCAGGAGGCTACTCAAAACATAATTCGCCACAATGGCAGCAGAGCAGAAGCAAAGACATACTTTGAGTCTACAATGGCAGCATCGTTTAAAGAAATGCATCGCGTGTTGAAGCCGGGAGGTGAAGCAACTATCGTATTTGCACATAAGTCCACAGATGCCTGGGATACGCTAATTAGCTCGCTAATTAAATCCGGTTTTCAGGTCGAGTCTTCATGGCCTTTACGCACTGAAGCGGCTAATCGGATGCGTGCCCAAGGGTCCGCTGCTCTTGCATCCTCCACCTTCCTCAATTGCACTAAACGCACCGCCGGTGGTGTAGGCTACTTCAACGACGTTCGCCGAGACATGATTGCTGCCATTCAACCTCAACTAGCTGAATTCTGGGAATCTGGCATTCGTGGGGCCGATTTCTTCATGTCTGCCATTGGGCCGGGTTTGGAAGCGTACAGCAAGCATGACGAAGTGCGCCGTATGAGTGGCGAAGTCGTGACTGTGGGTGAGTTTCTCGACGAGGTACGGAAAATTGTCATGGAGTTCGCGCTGGAACAGGTGCTGGGGGCCAGAAGTCTAGGCGCAGTTGACGCACCGACCCAGTTCGCGCTTCTGTCCCTCTGGGGCTACGGCCCAGAACTGCCGTCCGATGAGGCCCGCAAGTTGGCGCAGTCTGTGGGCATCGAACTGGGCGAAATTGCCGGACTCGTAACTATGAAGGGCGAAAAGGCGACCGTGCAGGGGATTAAAGCTCGCAGCAAGGACAAGAACCTCGGCCTGAGCAAACACGGCGAGAAGGTCCCAATGGTGGACGCCATGTACCGAGCCGTGGTCCTACTGGGCGGCGGGAGCCGACAGGCGGTGTCAGATTACCTGGGGGCTGTGGGCCATCTGAATGAAGAAGCCTTCTGGCAGACCATGCAGGCCCTGGCCGAAGTGCAGGAGGGCATAGATGACGGGCGGGCGCTGCACGAACTGCTGACCATCCGCGACAACCTGCCCAAGCCCAGCGGTGACGCGATGGATGGCCTGTTTGGAGTGAAAGCATGA
- a CDS encoding tyrosine-type recombinase/integrase, giving the protein MHLDELWTRHARHLKLRKRSLETLRYYDATARKLRAYLEREGHSLQAEAVRIGDLRGFMEYLEESGLKEGGIDAHYRALKGAFGWAVKDELLEKNPTVRLERVKQPHRLMVTLSKEEYRRLLEVARKSHFRDRETAIVVTLFDTGLRLAEVAGLRMGDLHFAEGHLRVIGKGNKERIVPLGLMASQALDRYLRKSRKPRFPFVDHVFLGRTGESLSRSGVAQVLADLAQRAKIPRAHAAPHAFRRSFAVNYLRNGGDVFTLQHVMGHATLDMTRRYVNLLPEDLSRVHAQVSPADRMAASQGGGRR; this is encoded by the coding sequence ATGCACCTCGACGAACTCTGGACCCGGCACGCCCGCCACCTGAAGCTCCGCAAACGCAGCCTGGAGACCCTCCGGTACTACGACGCCACTGCCCGCAAGCTGCGGGCCTATCTGGAGCGGGAAGGTCACTCCTTGCAGGCCGAGGCAGTGCGCATTGGAGACCTTCGGGGCTTCATGGAGTATCTGGAAGAGAGCGGCTTGAAGGAAGGTGGCATTGACGCCCATTACCGGGCCCTCAAAGGGGCCTTTGGCTGGGCAGTCAAAGACGAACTGCTGGAGAAGAATCCGACCGTTCGGCTGGAGCGGGTCAAGCAGCCGCACCGGCTCATGGTGACGCTCTCCAAGGAGGAGTACCGCCGCCTCCTGGAAGTGGCCCGAAAGAGCCATTTCCGAGACCGGGAAACCGCCATTGTCGTGACGTTGTTCGATACAGGCCTGCGACTGGCTGAGGTGGCTGGCCTGAGGATGGGCGACCTGCACTTCGCCGAAGGGCACCTGCGGGTCATCGGAAAAGGCAACAAGGAGCGCATCGTGCCGTTGGGGCTGATGGCTTCGCAGGCCCTTGACCGGTACCTGCGCAAGAGCCGCAAGCCCAGGTTCCCTTTCGTGGACCATGTGTTCCTGGGCCGAACCGGGGAGTCCCTGTCTCGCTCCGGCGTGGCCCAGGTGCTGGCCGACCTGGCACAGCGGGCAAAGATTCCCAGGGCGCACGCCGCCCCACACGCGTTCCGGCGCTCATTTGCAGTGAACTATCTGCGAAATGGTGGGGACGTGTTTACCCTCCAGCACGTCATGGGTCACGCCACGCTGGATATGACCCGCCGGTACGTGAACCTGCTGCCGGAAGACCTCTCGCGGGTGCATGCCCAGGTGTCCCCGGCCGACCGAATGGCCGCGTCGCAAGGAGGAGGCCGCCGATGA
- a CDS encoding metallophosphoesterase has translation MRKFLAFGDVHADFDTLWAALRAASCVDGGGQPTPPVQAGLYQVVLIGDLVHPKNEREYSRLTGVPRFDPRNPDHLFVAAREQVKHLERLKAYQAAAPHAIHIILGNHDDAVLNTSYMLGTSGGLIHAEFDPEHGGLHLPDHLAAWMRTFPREVRVGGVQFAHVSPLPAHAHYDDLFYADHSAKRWYRDSPEYVRMAGLSFGVYGHTQMEGGILLPEDHPFAMIDALQGREYLELMLDPGQANPVQNVRAAPF, from the coding sequence ATGCGCAAGTTCCTGGCTTTCGGTGACGTGCACGCCGATTTCGACACGCTGTGGGCCGCACTGCGCGCCGCGAGCTGTGTGGACGGCGGCGGGCAGCCCACGCCGCCGGTGCAGGCCGGACTGTATCAGGTGGTCCTGATCGGGGATCTGGTGCATCCCAAAAATGAGCGTGAATACAGCCGCCTGACGGGCGTGCCCCGCTTTGACCCGCGCAATCCCGACCACCTGTTTGTGGCCGCGCGCGAACAGGTCAAGCACCTTGAGCGCCTCAAGGCGTACCAGGCCGCGGCGCCGCACGCCATTCACATCATTCTGGGCAACCACGACGACGCGGTGCTGAACACCAGTTACATGCTGGGCACCAGCGGCGGCCTGATTCACGCCGAATTCGACCCTGAACACGGTGGCCTGCACCTGCCGGACCATCTGGCCGCCTGGATGCGCACCTTTCCCCGCGAAGTGCGCGTGGGGGGCGTGCAGTTTGCCCACGTCTCGCCCCTGCCGGCCCACGCCCACTACGACGACCTGTTCTATGCCGACCACAGCGCCAAGCGCTGGTACCGGGATTCGCCAGAGTACGTGCGCATGGCGGGCCTGAGCTTCGGCGTGTACGGCCACACCCAGATGGAAGGCGGCATTCTGCTCCCCGAAGACCACCCCTTTGCCATGATTGACGCCCTGCAGGGACGCGAATATCTGGAACTGATGCTGGACCCTGGCCAGGCCAACCCCGTGCAGAATGTCCGCGCCGCGCCGTTCTAG
- a CDS encoding DUF499 domain-containing protein, with the protein MSNVQEAFGKAVFSYAGAVRGYVSSKLKAEYGEGKPWFEKFMESLSFQKQNNVRNTIEAGNVKAPEDLIDVTHFSDVILRQKDIFKPLFGNQHSKAVTWAQEIADVRHEYSHQKPVSDDDAYRALDNMARLLVLMDETDKAAEVKALRDGLLTGGKATTVSAAAHDPALQPWWKHAQPHADIRKGQFDENTFAAKLDDVVRDDGSAPLEYRRADLFFKKTYLTKELTAVLADTLKRLAGTGGESVVQLRTPFGGGKTHALIALYHLAKHHVDIEDADRAAILGAANLTEVPRARVAVLVGTQLDPNGRSVDGLTLRTLWGEMAYGLGGKDGYELLRAADESGISPSKDRLIELFQVARGKKNSVLILMDELLVYQVKAAGKRVEGTTLQAQTFAFLQSLTEAVAGVEGVALVTTFPESHIEYYDHQEAPEVFSRLEKIFGRVQAVRVPVQGEEIYEVIRRRLFDSIDEKAAEQVAGEYSRLFDAHKDDLPPEARNAGYRKKMMRAFPFHPELIDLLYEQWGSMQSFQKTRGVLRLLARVIEHGYLSGAARPLISLGDVGLEEGEMQSTVTQSLQDAEWRGALASDLSAPGGRSYQLDKEQGGNYARFRLSQTVASAVFMASHSGSDRKGITKPGLNLALMHPEGITPMLITDALDRLKNRLYYLHANGNYVFRAQANLNSVLADRTAQVKRERAMEFVRDAAQKAVGGSLFKPFVWPESHKDVPDGTGFKLVLLGPDATVEDREARDRKLSVLQQNSGGGPRIHKNTLVYLIGKGGDFNRAIEAARTLLALQDIEKDRALTLSPEQKADLKERLGKQTDTVPNLTKAAYTALFVPTSNESGEAVWRELDITAHAKTRPTLEAAVTDVLRQEDMLISAIDPALLLQGPWGLWPTDESYLELHKLREYFTRLPHLPFLEAEVALKGAIVRGIQQGLFELGQFIGSDPKNIWDRKNPVDEGSIFFSEAYRLARPGTIPRPTPVNPDPPIIGPDPGPKPPIAPPPPPTKRGVTYVRLNLPDVTLTQMPALLDVFSALKDAKGQVQMEVRLTASNPAGLDQAMLDLSVKELIDQHGLNVDWHQE; encoded by the coding sequence ATGAGCAACGTGCAAGAAGCGTTCGGCAAGGCAGTCTTCAGCTACGCCGGGGCAGTGCGTGGATATGTCAGCAGCAAGCTCAAAGCCGAATACGGTGAGGGCAAGCCCTGGTTCGAGAAATTCATGGAATCGCTGTCGTTCCAAAAGCAGAACAACGTCAGGAACACCATCGAGGCCGGAAACGTTAAGGCCCCCGAAGACCTGATTGACGTGACCCACTTCAGCGACGTGATTCTGCGGCAGAAAGACATATTCAAGCCGCTGTTCGGCAACCAGCACAGCAAGGCGGTGACCTGGGCGCAGGAAATCGCCGACGTGCGACACGAATACAGCCACCAGAAACCCGTTTCGGACGACGACGCCTACCGGGCACTGGACAACATGGCCCGCCTGCTGGTGCTGATGGACGAGACCGACAAGGCGGCAGAGGTAAAGGCCTTGCGTGACGGCCTGCTGACGGGCGGCAAGGCGACCACCGTTTCGGCAGCAGCCCATGACCCGGCGCTCCAGCCGTGGTGGAAACACGCCCAGCCCCACGCTGACATTCGGAAGGGCCAGTTCGACGAGAACACCTTCGCGGCCAAGCTCGACGATGTAGTCCGCGACGACGGAAGTGCGCCGCTGGAATACCGCCGCGCCGACCTCTTCTTCAAAAAGACCTACCTGACCAAAGAACTTACGGCGGTGCTGGCTGACACCCTCAAGCGCCTTGCTGGGACGGGCGGGGAGTCGGTGGTGCAACTTCGTACGCCCTTCGGCGGCGGCAAGACGCACGCCCTGATTGCCCTGTACCACCTTGCCAAGCACCACGTTGACATCGAAGACGCCGACCGCGCTGCAATTCTGGGAGCTGCCAACCTGACCGAAGTACCCCGCGCCCGCGTGGCCGTGCTGGTGGGCACCCAGCTCGACCCTAATGGCCGCAGCGTGGACGGGTTGACGCTTCGCACACTCTGGGGCGAGATGGCCTACGGGCTGGGCGGCAAGGACGGCTACGAGCTGCTCAGGGCCGCCGACGAGTCGGGCATCTCACCCAGCAAGGACCGTCTGATTGAGCTGTTTCAGGTGGCACGCGGCAAGAAGAACAGCGTCCTGATTCTGATGGACGAGTTGCTGGTCTACCAGGTCAAGGCCGCTGGTAAGCGCGTGGAGGGCACCACGCTACAGGCGCAGACCTTCGCCTTCCTGCAAAGCCTGACCGAAGCGGTCGCGGGCGTGGAGGGCGTCGCGCTGGTCACCACCTTCCCGGAGTCCCACATTGAGTATTACGACCATCAGGAAGCGCCGGAAGTCTTCTCGCGCCTGGAGAAAATCTTCGGACGCGTGCAGGCCGTGCGCGTGCCGGTGCAGGGTGAGGAAATCTACGAGGTCATCCGACGCCGCCTCTTCGACTCCATAGACGAGAAAGCGGCGGAGCAGGTGGCAGGGGAATACAGCCGCCTCTTTGATGCCCATAAAGACGACCTGCCCCCGGAGGCCCGCAACGCCGGGTACCGCAAGAAGATGATGCGGGCCTTCCCTTTCCACCCCGAATTGATTGACCTGCTGTATGAACAGTGGGGCTCGATGCAGAGCTTCCAGAAGACGCGTGGTGTCCTGCGTCTCCTGGCCCGCGTCATCGAGCACGGTTACCTGTCTGGCGCGGCCCGCCCGCTTATCTCTCTGGGCGACGTTGGTCTGGAAGAGGGCGAAATGCAGAGTACCGTCACGCAGAGCCTTCAGGATGCCGAATGGCGGGGGGCATTGGCGAGTGACCTGAGCGCCCCCGGAGGCCGCTCCTACCAACTCGACAAGGAGCAGGGGGGCAATTATGCCCGCTTCCGGTTGAGCCAGACGGTGGCCAGCGCTGTGTTCATGGCCTCGCACTCCGGCAGTGACCGGAAGGGCATCACCAAGCCAGGGCTGAACCTCGCGCTGATGCACCCCGAAGGCATCACACCGATGCTGATTACTGATGCACTGGACCGGCTGAAAAATCGCCTCTACTACTTGCATGCCAACGGCAACTATGTGTTCCGTGCCCAGGCCAACCTGAACAGCGTGTTGGCCGACCGCACCGCCCAGGTCAAGCGCGAGCGAGCAATGGAGTTCGTGCGAGATGCAGCCCAGAAGGCTGTAGGCGGCTCGCTGTTCAAGCCCTTTGTCTGGCCGGAGAGTCACAAGGATGTACCCGATGGCACCGGGTTCAAGCTCGTTCTGCTCGGCCCCGACGCCACTGTGGAAGACCGAGAAGCCCGCGACCGGAAGCTCAGCGTCCTTCAGCAGAACTCAGGGGGCGGGCCACGCATCCACAAAAACACGCTGGTGTACCTCATTGGCAAAGGCGGTGACTTCAACAGGGCCATCGAAGCCGCCCGCACCTTACTTGCCTTGCAGGACATCGAAAAGGACCGCGCTCTAACGCTGAGCCCGGAGCAGAAAGCAGACCTCAAAGAACGCCTGGGCAAACAGACCGATACGGTGCCCAATCTGACCAAGGCGGCCTACACGGCCCTGTTCGTCCCAACTTCCAACGAGTCTGGTGAGGCCGTCTGGCGGGAGCTCGATATCACAGCTCATGCCAAGACCCGCCCCACACTGGAGGCGGCGGTAACGGACGTCCTGCGTCAGGAAGACATGCTCATCTCGGCCATTGACCCTGCGCTGCTCCTCCAGGGTCCATGGGGGCTCTGGCCCACCGACGAGTCTTATCTAGAACTGCACAAGCTCCGCGAATACTTCACCCGCCTGCCCCACCTGCCTTTCTTGGAGGCGGAAGTGGCACTTAAGGGAGCAATCGTACGCGGCATTCAGCAGGGTCTGTTCGAACTAGGCCAGTTCATCGGTTCAGACCCCAAGAACATCTGGGACCGTAAAAATCCTGTGGATGAGGGCAGCATCTTCTTCAGCGAGGCTTACCGTCTGGCAAGACCAGGCACGATTCCCCGGCCCACGCCGGTCAACCCAGACCCACCCATCATCGGCCCTGACCCTGGTCCAAAACCTCCTATCGCGCCACCTCCGCCCCCAACCAAACGTGGCGTCACCTACGTGCGCCTGAACTTGCCTGATGTGACGCTGACGCAGATGCCTGCACTGCTTGATGTCTTTAGTGCTCTCAAGGACGCCAAAGGGCAGGTACAGATGGAGGTCCGGTTGACGGCGAGCAACCCCGCCGGGCTCGACCAAGCCATGCTCGATTTAAGCGTCAAAGAACTTATTGACCAGCATGGGCTGAACGTGGACTGGCACCAGGAGTAA